A region of Marasmius oreades isolate 03SP1 chromosome 9, whole genome shotgun sequence DNA encodes the following proteins:
- the RBX1 gene encoding RING-box protein 1 (BUSCO:EOG09265AT5) — MADMDVDQPEIKKEKEVKEGKQRFEVKKWNAVALWAWDIVVDNCAICRNHIMDLCIDCQANQVSSEECNAAWGICNHAFHFHCISRWLKTRNVCPLDNREWELQKYGH; from the exons ATGGCCGACATGGACGTAGATCAGCCTGAAatcaagaaggagaaagaagtaAAGGAAGGCAAGCAACGATTCGAGGTTAAAAAG TGGAATGCCGTAGCGCTGTGGGCTTGGG ATATCGTCGTCGATAATTGTGCTATTTGCCGGAATCACATTATGGATCTTT GCATCGATTGTCAAGCGAACCAAGTATCCAGTGAAGAATGTAATGCTGCTTGGGGTATTTGCAAC CACGCCTTCCACTTCCATTGCATCTCTCGCTGGTTGAAGACTAGAAATGTGTGTCCGCTGGATAACAGAGAGTGGGAATTACAGAA GTACGGTCACTGA